Part of the Cyprinus carpio isolate SPL01 chromosome A1, ASM1834038v1, whole genome shotgun sequence genome is shown below.
TGCTTGGTCCTCCTCAAACATCTCATCCTTGATCAGCACCGTGTCCGCTTCTGATAATGCCGCATCTCCCGTCTTTCATGAAAGGAGATATTTCATATATATCAAACaggtatttgttaaaaaatttattgCAGCTGTTTCTATGTCAGTCAGTATATCTTAAATATTTGATTtcgttcatctatctatctaatatttgTCTATGGCAGTCCAACTATTGTTAGATGTACCTATAAGTTAACAGCTTACCATACTGTTACTTTCATTTACAGCTTGCTGAGCAGCTGAGTCTGTCCCTCCACCTCTCCACAGACCCGAGTTAAACTGAGGACGTCTGGGTGTATGAAAAccggaggaaaaaaagaaaacagggtACTTTAACCACACTAggctttataatttatttggtgCGAGATAAACACTGGCGGTGGAATAGTTCTTGTAAGGTTTCATGATCACACACCGTTAGTTGGTTCCTGTATTTGTCTGACAAAGCGGCGCTCACTTGAACCCGGTTAGTGCGACTCAGTGAATTAATCCTCCTCTCTGCGAACCCTCGTGCCATCTTGAGCTCCAGTATGTGAAGTTTTCTCTTCAGCGCTTTGTTTTCACGCTGACACTGGGTCATCTGTAAGTTTATGACCGCGTAGTCGTCGTCTACGAGTTTGCATATCTCCGCCACCGCTGCATTCGCCAGCACCTCCATAATGGACGCTAGCTGCGTCTGGAAAGCGATGCGACTGGACATGTTTAAGGTCTAAGCGTCCTACAGCACGTTTCAGTAAACGTTCAGTGGTTTGGGAGCTGGATGAAAACGGTACAGCATTCAGAAATGTAAAGACACGTCTTCAAAACATCCTTCGCTCGGGTTTGACATCGCTCAGCACTTCCGGTCAGTAGTAGTGACGTAAAAACCATAAATACTATTTCACTGCGCACACCAATCTAGTGTCGACACTGTTCAGTAAAGTtacttaattaataaaactatgatTATTGGCCACTTTGTCAGTTAGTCtatagtttgattaattttggcCAAACCGTTTGTTTGTGGCTTTTTAAAGGCTCACCCCAAATTAAAATCGTCTCTCATTTATAAACCCAtattatttcaattcattttttttttttaatggaaacctgaattattttttaaatgatctgaCCTTTGCTGAGATTTTAGTAATTGAAGCCATTCTTTGAAAGATGCATTCATctcataaaagaaacatttaattgtGCTTTGGTACaacaagaaaatatataaacaatacatgCAACATATTTGGGCTTGTAAAATTTATCAAGTCATCGTATCATTCCACAACATTTTGTAGAATGGATTAGTAAATAATGGAATTATTGGGTGGGGggataacatttcaaatattaaatattaagagaTACTTGTGAAGACTTTGTtacagatttaattaaatcattccAAGGTCCTCGGAGACGACCGCTGGTGTTTGGCTTAGCTTCTTTTCTTGGAGAGGCTGAGGGGTTTTGGGTGGTTTGTAGACTTTGCTGTAGATGGGTTGGTTCTCATCGGACATTTTGCTTTGTTGAGAGCTGTTGTTTTGAGTTGACTGTACAACCTGAGGTACGCTATAAATCGGCTCCTCAGTCTGGTCAAGTCTTTTACTTGTGTTTAGTTTGACATGGTCATACACCTCAGAGTACACTGGTTCTTGCTGCTTGTCATTGTTAGGCGTTGTGTTGACTGGCCGGCAGTCCATCGTGTCAGTAGGGTTGGCATGGACACAACAGTTAGGTTTCAGGCGGATGACATCTGCAGGATCAGAATACACTGGTTCTGATTCATCCCTATGATGAGTTGGGAGAGGCGCTGTCTTTATATCTGCATACACAGGTTCATGTCTGCCTATTAAAATGGCAGGATTTGAATAAACTGGCTCAGTCAAGCTAATACCGCCACCAGGATCTGAGTATGTGCTTTTTGAGGAGCTAATGGAATCTGCAGGGTTTGCATACGCAGGTTCGGTTAAGCCACTGGGACTTGTGTTTGGGCCAAGAGAATCTGCTAGATTCGGGATCAAGGGCAGTTTTGTGTCTGAAGGCTGTGGGCTGTTGCTGCCTTTCGTATCAAGCACAATAAAACTATCAGGGCGTCTTGGAAGGGGTGAGCGAGGAGAACGGGAACGTGGAGAATGTGGCGAGTGCCTGTCTCCAGTAACGGCAAGGCTCTTCTGTAGGTGAATAGCTGACTCAGTAAGGCGAAGGATCTCGTCACTCTGTCGGGTCTCAAAGTTAAAGGTTCCGGGGCCTGATTCACAGCGCCTGCCTGCTTCTATAGAAAACACCATCtagagaggaacagagagaaagTATTTGTAAGCActcatttaacatgttaactaGTTACCTTATATCGGGGAAAAAAGTTTACCATATTatgtgtaattttactgtaaaatgtacagtttttggaattatttttgagAGAcatagcattcaaaagtttgggttggtacacaaaaataatgctgggttgtttcacaTTCAACCCCAACTTTGGGTCAattatggactaacccaactactgggttacatttttaaatttaatttttaacacaaaagttAATCCATGACCCAaaattgggttgaaacaacccagcatttttttaagagtgtagttttTTTGGAACAAAGTATTTTCTTATCACAAAGTCTGCTTAAAagtaattaacaaataatttattttagtttataatattCAACAATAATATACATGTACCTTTATGGTaattacagtagtcaacatttgaggtggatcaaaaaagttcatcaaagttttccaaagacaagaacgggtattggttttggttttgggacaactttgatgaaaggttttgatccacttaaaAATTGTGGACTACTGTAttcttaaaattatgtttttttttttgctattaaaatATGAGTCACCTTATAATTtcctctatttaaaaaaaaaaaaaaaatcgtattttatttaatcttatttctattatgtatattaagtattttttctGCTGACCTTATCTCGCCCATAGCGGCGCAGCAGCTTATATGGCCACTCCATCACAGTCCTCCTGGTCTCCAGATCTTGAAGAACTAGCATGTCCTCACCAGCTTGTAGCCAGTACTGTCCTTTCAGGCCACATCGAACTGAAGCCTCGTTCTGCAGTACAACCACTTTAAAATCCCACACTAAAATGAAAGAGACATCGAGATCAAAATTAAACATAGGCTGTGATCCAAAGGTTATGCCACATGTTTATGTTTTAAACCAGATCTGCATGAAGGTGGTTTAGAGTTGTCTGCGGTCTTGTTTAAAAAAACCCCACTCTTTATGCAGCGATAACATACTGTAGGAAGTGGTAGGACTGGCCTTTCAGGAACATGAAAGTATGAATGATACATTTGAACTTTGTTTGTACTCACATTGTTCTCTGGACATGTAGATCTGATTGTCCTCCATAAGAGGTACCGGCTGTGGCACACTTTTAGTGTGCTTCTGTGAAATTATGAATACCATTGAGAAACACAAGCAGGGAGTGGAGTAAAGGCTTCAGTACATTACATAACCAGTTATGTAGCTGGAATTattgcaatttttcattttattagattctttaacttttatagcttttatatttaattttttctttttccctgtaatagcaaagctgaatttttcagcagtcattactccagtcttcattgtcacatgacccttcagaaataattgtaatatgctgatttggtgctcaagaacataaaaaaaaaaaaaaaaaaaaaaaaaaaaattgtgtgtgtggggtggggggtgatTGCTGAGaaaaaatctgaccccaaacctttgaatggtagtgtgtgatcaaaatatatctgaaaaatcCAAACCCTCACCTGAAAGGCATTGTTACATATTATGTCCACCCATTTTCCGCAGCTTTCTTTCTCTGCTGCAAACACGAGCCTCTTGTCCTCCATCTCCACACAGAAAGCAGCCATGTTTTCCCCTGGACAAGCTTCTGCATGAGGAGGCAGCTTGACAACACTCACACAGTCGGCTAGACGTACAACTTTCCTCTCTGGATGTCGTCTGACCACCACAGTTGACCGTTCATGAATGGCTTCTGATAATTCTAACCGTGCCACGCCGTGCCGACTAGCCGGATGAAGGGCCAACCAATATCGCTTCCACTTCTGTTAAGAACATACAGATGATtattacttataattattattttccctCATCCATGTTTCTGCAATACAACGACTGAAGATCTAGTCAGACTGATGGATCCATCAGGTGGAATTTGTGCTTCAGGTAATGAACACACCTCTGGATTGCTAAATATTagcattaaaatgttcttaaaaagcAGGTCACGTTGTAGAAACGGATGCAATTACTCACTCTGCCAATCCCTAATTTACCTCACATGTATTGCGTGTGTGTAAGGCATGGCCTGAATCTAGTACGTGAAGTGCACTTTCATGAGGGCGTTTTTTGTCAATGGAATGTGCAGTAATTCTAAAAACAAGAAAGTGATGTGCACACCAAGTTTTCAACTTGTAGAGTTAGACCCGTTCCATCAATCTCATACcagaaaataaatgtacacaaGAGAGTTCATGCCAAAACACAGGGGGCATGGTGAGCTATATTTAAAAGTACAAGCAAATACCGTCAGGcttaaattcatatatttttatatgactaccctactttgttttttttccaatgtgTCTGAATGCTCCAAACTATAGTATCAATACTAAGAGTAACATCATTGTAAACTCTGAAATATTTGAatagaactgttttatatttagatCAGCTACGACCATTTTGTAGTTTTAGACTTGAGgttgacaaacacaaaaacatctacCTGTTTTCAATACCAGAAAATAAATGACAACGTTCCAATGTCTTACCTCACCGTGTTTCTGATGTTGTAGGTAAACTTCACCTTGTTTCCCGTGAGCGTCCATGTCTGCTTAATCTCTGACAGCTcgaaaaaatgctttaaaaacagtttatctTTCACAGCACAATATGTGATCTCCTTTAACTGTTAACACATATTACCAAGCCTTAAACACGTGTTAGTGTAGGTGTTTACTTAGACTccacctcttaaaaaaaaaaaagacagcaattGTTTGATTTAGTGCAATGATTATTCACTTGATTTGTGTCTGAATTATAAATTTGAATGGTTTCCTTATTTCCTCAAAATATATGGCTCAGTTTGGGCctaatcaatatataaataaaaatcaaactgaaTAACAATGGCACTCAAATATTCTCATGgctaactatattaaaaaaaaaaaaaaactggttatcCAGCTCTCTACAGTTGGACATTaagtataaataaacatattaggaTAGGGAgaccatacatcctcttttttctctcttgatTTTCCCCCCATGGttttaaagtttgaaatgttgtataatttacatttgactaaaatgcttgtattgaaacatttttgcattctactgatgataaaactgtgctagatgttagTTTTGTGAAGGATGGCCACTGGTAAGAAAGCTTTTTAGCTGCGTTTATGATTaatatgcataacagtgactgtaaaatacatattttaggtatggaaatgacattttgagttttgatatttgggatttGGTCACTGTActactttgggcactactttaaccaccaaccaaccacaccccagcCCCGCATGCACCTACTGTCCTCtatttggaaaactaaaatatggtcaccctaattaAGATCAAAATATGATTTAGTTTTACATCACTAATTAGAATGggtaaaaaaaatcccatttaaatctttttatatttgcaacatttttaataaaaatttattttccatttccattattttccattccatatatttttaaaacaaaatccttTAGCAGGCTTTTAGCCTCCATTGTACCGCACTAATTATTAGCAACTTCTCAAAGTTTATGTGAACATAAGCTTACAACTCAGATATGAACAATTATAGTGACGAcatatattgcaatttaaaatttaacaaagcatttaaaatgtagtACTTTTCTTTGGAAACCCTCCTTAAGCACATACAGAGCTAGCTGAAATTTTCTGTATAGTCTCCAAACCTCATTTCAGAAGTATTGTACATGCACAGActggcacacacagacataaactCACACAgcctcacagacagacacagtatTATCTTATGTGTGTTATAGTGAATAATAGTCTACAAGCAGTCATTCACAAACACATCTTTTACACTATTACTTAATGAAGGATTAAGTATCTAACCTGTCAACATCCTCTGACATTATTCTATTGTTGAATGTCAAAGTATTCAGCAAGAAATAGC
Proteins encoded:
- the LOC122145618 gene encoding docking protein 1-like isoform X2 gives rise to the protein MAAFCVEMEDKRLVFAAEKESCGKWVDIICNNAFQKHTKSVPQPVPLMEDNQIYMSREQLWDFKVVVLQNEASVRCGLKGQYWLQAGEDMLVLQDLETRRTVMEWPYKLLRRYGRDKMVFSIEAGRRCESGPGTFNFETRQSDEILRLTESAIHLQKSLAVTGDRHSPHSPRSRSPRSPLPRRPDSFIVLDTKGSNSPQPSDTKLPLIPNLADSLGPNTSPSGLTEPAYANPADSISSSKSTYSDPGGGISLTEPVYSNPAILIGRHEPVYADIKTAPLPTHHRDESEPVYSDPADVIRLKPNCCVHANPTDTMDCRPVNTTPNNDKQQEPVYSEVYDHVKLNTSKRLDQTEEPIYSVPQVVQSTQNNSSQQSKMSDENQPIYSKVYKPPKTPQPLQEKKLSQTPAVVSEDLGMI
- the LOC122145618 gene encoding docking protein 2-like isoform X1, with the protein product MDAHGKQGEVYLQHQKHGEKWKRYWLALHPASRHGVARLELSEAIHERSTVVVRRHPERKVVRLADCVSVVKLPPHAEACPGENMAAFCVEMEDKRLVFAAEKESCGKWVDIICNNAFQKHTKSVPQPVPLMEDNQIYMSREQLWDFKVVVLQNEASVRCGLKGQYWLQAGEDMLVLQDLETRRTVMEWPYKLLRRYGRDKMVFSIEAGRRCESGPGTFNFETRQSDEILRLTESAIHLQKSLAVTGDRHSPHSPRSRSPRSPLPRRPDSFIVLDTKGSNSPQPSDTKLPLIPNLADSLGPNTSPSGLTEPAYANPADSISSSKSTYSDPGGGISLTEPVYSNPAILIGRHEPVYADIKTAPLPTHHRDESEPVYSDPADVIRLKPNCCVHANPTDTMDCRPVNTTPNNDKQQEPVYSEVYDHVKLNTSKRLDQTEEPIYSVPQVVQSTQNNSSQQSKMSDENQPIYSKVYKPPKTPQPLQEKKLSQTPAVVSEDLGMI